In Salmo trutta chromosome 37, fSalTru1.1, whole genome shotgun sequence, the following proteins share a genomic window:
- the LOC115176986 gene encoding uncharacterized protein C1orf232 — MNPIWKVYKSKVLKTLNPDLEEYTEEEVNNAEIDMSPVQEDEGPNAVSQLAKRMQGAGAKGWNRMSALFNKEDEHQLLEEIESLPVPDHPLAVMPEEPQIPARPSGFWGSFATNWKQMAASKQAEAAANETGTVEEGQETVGEGGGGESYQGENAEGEQGQDGGGGSNTSFSKYAMLGGGSENTPFKWNFVTGKLAELKTKSMAGQQD; from the exons CCCTGAACCCGGACCTAGAGGAGTACACGGAGGAAGAG GTCAATAATGCAGAGATTGACATGAGCCCTGTCCAGGAGGATGAGGGACCCAATGCAGTGTCTCAGCTGGCCAAGaga atgcaGGGTGCCGGGGCTAAAGGCTGGAACAGGATGTCAGCACTCTTCAACAAAGAGGATGAGCACCAGCTATTGGAGGAGATTGAGAGcctacctgtcccagacca TCCACTAGCAGTGATGCCTGAGGAGCCGCAGATACCGGCCAGACCCTCAGGATTCTGGGGTAGCTTCGCCACCAACTGGAAACAAATGGCCGCCTCGAAACAGGCTGAAGCCGCAGCAAACGAGACGGGCACGGTGGAGGAGGGTCAGGAGAcggtgggagagggaggagggggggagagttACCAGGGGGAGAACGCGGAGGGAGAGCAGGGtcaagatggaggaggagggagcaaCACTAGCTTCTCCAAATACGCCATGCTGGGAGGAGGGAGCGAGAACACGCCCTTCAAGTGGAACTTTGTCACAGGCAAGCTGGCTGAGTTGAAGACCAAGAGCATGGCTGGCCAGCAAGACTAA